A genomic region of Raphanus sativus cultivar WK10039 chromosome 6, ASM80110v3, whole genome shotgun sequence contains the following coding sequences:
- the LOC108809961 gene encoding LOW QUALITY PROTEIN: alpha-barbatene synthase (The sequence of the model RefSeq protein was modified relative to this genomic sequence to represent the inferred CDS: inserted 1 base in 1 codon) encodes MEAKRKVDHEIGFDFTKFXPSKWSDHFLTVTVTESDLDALAKEIEVLKPKVMDMLILYPEDDGEATKRKILIIHFLVSLGLAYHFENEIEHIVKVAFEKIADLIADENDLYTISIMFRVFRQYGHNMSSDVFRRFKEDDEKFKRYLISDFKGMLSFYEALHFRTTTDYILDESLSFTLSHLEPIATGQLACPGHISRLIQKALHIPQHMNIEALVAREYISFYEQEENHDDTLLKLAKLNFKFLQLHYFQELKTITLWWRGLDHTSKLPPNFRERTIEAWLAALMMYFEPQFSLGRIMSAKLYLAITFLDDACDTYASIEEVMDLVNCIERWDPDHMGKLQGHMKTAFKFVMSVYKEYEDILRSQGRLFVLEETIEEFKILVRTNLQLVKWAREDYMPSFDAYIEAGGAEIGSYATITCSVMGLGEIGKKRDFEWLRSRPKVVQVLAAKTRLMDDITDYEEDIGKGYTANALSYYIKQHGVTKEEAIKEFDKMIKDINKIVNEECLKITHISRRVLNQIINYGRSLNVLYTSDDVYNQREGMFKEYITTLLVDPIHL; translated from the exons ATGGaagcaaaaagaaaagttgATCATGaaattggttttgattttacaaaAT CACCCTCTAAATGGAGTGATCACTTCCTCACTGTGACCGTCACTGAGTCG GATCTTGATGCTCTTGCAAAAGAAATTGAGGTACTAAAGCCTAAAGTGATGGACATGCTAATTTTGTATCCGGAAGATGATGGCGAGGCGACGAAGAGGAAAATTCTTATAATCCATTTTCTAGTCAGTCTTGGTCTGGCATATCATTTCGAGAATGAGATTGAACACATAGTGAAAGTTGCTTTCGAGAAGATAGCGGATTTGATAGCGGATGAGAATGACTTGTACACGATTTCTATCATGTTCCGGGTTTTCAGACAATATGGTCACAACATGTCATCGG ATGTATTCAGGAGATTTAAagaagatgatgagaagttCAAGAGATATCTAATAAGTGATTTCAAAGGAATGCTAAGCTTTTATGAAGCACTACACTTCAGAACAACAACGGATTATATCTTGGATGAATCATTGAGCTTTACGTTGAGCCACTTGGAGCCAATAGCTACAGGTCAATTAGCATGTCCAGGACACATTTCAAGGCTTATACAAAAAGCTCTTCACATACCTCAACACATGAACATTGAAGCACTGGTTGCAAGGgagtatatttcattttatgaaCAAGAAGAGAACCACGATGACACGCTGCTCAAGCTAGCAAAGCTCAATTTCAAGTTCTTACAGCTTCATTACTTCCAGGAACTAAAAACAATCACCTT GTGGTGGAGGGGATTAGATCATACATCGAAATTACCACCTAATTTCAGAGAAAGAACCATTGAGGCTTGGTTAGCGGCGTTGATGATGTATTTTGAGCCGCAGTTTTCACTTGGAAGAATTATGTCGGCTAAGTTATACTTAGCAATAACATTTCTAGATGATGCTTGCGATACATATGCTTCTATTGAAGAAGTTATGGATCTGGTTAATTGTATAGAAAG ATGGGACCCTGATCACATGGGAAAACTTCAAGGACACATGAAGACGGCCTTCAAATTTGTGATGAGTGTTTATAAAGAGTATGAAGATATATTAAGGTCACAAGGAAGATTATTTGTCTTGGAGGAAACGATAGAAGAG TTCAAGATACTCGTGAGGACAAACCTCCAACTTGTCAAATGGGCACGAGAAGATTACATGCCTAGCTTTGATGCGTATATAGAGGCTGGTGGAGCTGAGATTGGTTCGTATGCGACCATAACCTGCTCTGTTATGGGACTTGGAGAGATAGGTAAGAAGAGAGATTTTGAGTGGCTAAGATCTAGACCAAAGGTCGTCCAAGTTCTAGCCGCAAAGACCCGTCTCATGGATGACATAACCGACTATGAG GAGGATATTGGTAAAGGTTACACTGCAAACGCACTAAGCTATTACATAAAACAACATGGAGTTACCAAAGAAGAAGCTATAAAAGAGTTTGATAAGATGATTAAAGATATCAACAAGATCGTTAACGAGGAGTGCTTGAAGATAACCCACATCTCTCGTAGAGTTCTTAACCAAATCATCAATTACGGACGCTCACTAAACGTTCTATATACATCTGACGATGTCTACAACCAACGTGAAGGCATGTTCAAGGAGTATATCACCACTTTGCTCGTTGATCCAATACATCTTTAG